The Medicago truncatula cultivar Jemalong A17 chromosome 7, MtrunA17r5.0-ANR, whole genome shotgun sequence genome includes the window aaaaataatctttATGTTTAAAAAGTTGCAATCACATTTATTTTAGTCGGTATTAGAAATATAGGATTAGGTAATTGGTTAGATGAGTTAGTTGAAACTTTTGTAAGAGTTAGGAGTTGTTAGCAAGTAGTTAACTATTGATAAGCTCTATGTATAGAGCATGATGTATTCATTTTACACAATATTTTCAATTAGTTTATGGAAACATATTTTTGATCCTATAAATTTTTCCTTTTgattctataaaatttttctTCGACTATGAGTCCTACCTATTGTATAGAGCATGAtgtattcattttaaaaaatattttcaattagtttatggttaaatatatttttgatcatatacaatttttctttgatttttagtttcttCTTCAACTATGAGTTAACATAAAAGAAGGGACCGAAAGAGAAAATGGAAAACTTTTGAAGAACTTAAAagtcaaagaaattttttaaagagactaaaacgaaaagttgatatatttataaagagAAAAGCATATTTTTTAACCCATTAGTTTATTATGTTTTTGAACATGCAATCTCATATCAATATGCTATGCTCTCTATGGAGTATTACAAACGGTCGGACAATTGGGACTCAATTAACTAATCCAAAGGAATAATATGACaaacaatttcaatttaaaagattatattaaaatgtttacaatttcaTAGACTAAATTAACAATGTCCTATAATTTGAAGGATGTAGAATGCATGTTCCAATTTGAGAAATAATAAATTAGATCATTTATTGCATAAACTttcttattttatctttatccCATGCAGTTATGCACCCACTTtagaaattgattatgattgagaATTTTAGTTAAACACATGCAGGTGGGGATCATTTGGTGACCCAAATGGGGTTTATAAAAGAGTTGAAATGCTGAGAGTATACGAAATGGCTATGAGAACATGGTCTGATTGGTTGGAAGTTCATGTCAATCGTAACAATACTCACTTGTTTTTCGTTAGCATGTCACCTACTCATGAAAGGTATACACATATATCCAAAGGGCAAGTCCATCATATTTCCCTTTTTTGATCCCATAAGTAGATGCATGAGTTGAGTATAGTTCACAAATCATGaagtaataattaatttagtttATTGGAAAAAAGATACCAATTTATACTTGTAATATATTCAATGGATATAAACATATATGATTTGTAATAGAAAAAAGTATAATTTGCAGGGCTGAGGAATGGGGGGCTACTAAGGGTGACACTTGTTACAAAGAAACAGATATGATTGCAAAAGAAGGGTATCAGGGAAGGGGAACAGACCCTAAAATGATGCAAGTGGTGGAGAAGGTGCTTGATGATTTGAAAACAAAAGGTTTAAATGTTCAAATGCTTAACATCACACAACTCTCAGAATACAGAAAAGAAGGTCACCCTTCTATCTATAGGAAACAGTGGGAACCTCTAACTCAAGAACAGATATCAAATCCAAATGGTTATGCAGATTGCATACATTGGTGCCTACCAGGAGTTCCTGATGTATGGAATGAGCTTCTTTATGCCTATATTTTCaatcaataacaaaaaatttcacATGACAAAGCTTGGAAAAAAGCGTCGTGTGTGAAAAAGATACCTTTGTACAACCTTCTCAGGCTTTTCGATAATTTTATACAGCACACATCACATAATTGTGAAGCACATATATCCttccctttttattttaacaagtaGGGTAAACCCGTGAAAAATCACGAGTCTGATAAAAAATGACAGAAAAATGGGTAATTTGACATGTGACACAAGGTCTTTGTTTTATGTTACAATATAGTATAATAGACAATAGATATAAGTTATAGAATAAATCAATAGATAAACTAGTTCAAGCGACACCACCAATACTAACATTTATATCCTAAACCTGGCTCCTAACTAGATAGCACGGACAAGAAAAGAAGAATCAGTAGAAACCAAAATAGATACACAGAAGAAAATGTCGTAGATCGATGTCCTtgaaaccaaacaagcatataTGTAATAAAAATCCATTAGCAATTTAGCATCACCGAGATATGAGAAGTCTACAAACTTTAACATTGAAATAAATTAGGAACAGTTTCACGTCGGAAATGTGCATCTAATTTAAAATTACCAATGACATGGAACAGCAAGCTAAGCAGTATCTGTTGCTGGTTGGGTCACCCCAGACTTCACCAAAAGCTTAGTCAAATTCTCTGGGGAGCAAACTTGATACTTGACTTTTCCAGAGGGTGAAAGAAAAACTTCTGCAAGTTCGAGCTTTTCTGAGGTAAGACTAGTGCTGTCCATAGTTTTACTCAGCACCTTCAATGCAAGTTGAACTGCTTCTTCCCTTGTGATATCGTCCTTGTAGTCCTGTTTTAGAATTGACTGTGCTGCCTGGTTGTTTGCACCAATAGCACTGGCTTTCCAACCGCCATAGTTTCCACTTGGATCACTCATGTAAAGTTGAAAGCCGAAATTTTTGTCCCAGCCTGCGAACAGGAAAGAGACTCCAAACGGACGGAGACCACCAAATTGCGTGTATCCTTGCTTAGTATCACAGAGAGATTGAACCAACTGCTCAACAGGCATTGGCTCTTGGTAAGCAAAGGAGTAACGTTGTGCTTGGATCCTAGCAGTGTTGATTAGGATGTTGGCATCAGACATAATCCCAGCGACAGCACATGCAACATGATCATCAATCTTGTACATTTTCTCAGTTGAAGTTGAGGTTTGAAGCAGCTTGGATGTCACCTTCTTTTCACCAACCAGAACAACCCCGTCTTTTGACAAGATTCCTATTGCAGTACCAGCATTCCCGATGGCCTCCATTGCATACTCCACTTGGTACAAACGTCCTTCAGGAGAGAAGATTGTTGTACGGCTATCATATCTTCGAGACATTTTGATCTAAGtttttaaatcaaaacaaag containing:
- the LOC11416697 gene encoding proteasome subunit alpha type-4, which encodes MSRRYDSRTTIFSPEGRLYQVEYAMEAIGNAGTAIGILSKDGVVLVGEKKVTSKLLQTSTSTEKMYKIDDHVACAVAGIMSDANILINTARIQAQRYSFAYQEPMPVEQLVQSLCDTKQGYTQFGGLRPFGVSFLFAGWDKNFGFQLYMSDPSGNYGGWKASAIGANNQAAQSILKQDYKDDITREEAVQLALKVLSKTMDSTSLTSEKLELAEVFLSPSGKVKYQVCSPENLTKLLVKSGVTQPATDTA